A stretch of the Poseidonibacter parvus genome encodes the following:
- a CDS encoding sensor histidine kinase, which translates to MKINLYKIITIIVFIIVSIIAILITSNYLSKKEYKLQSKKYALISKSIQDKIKSTIEKKKNATLALTIPLSLNKDVLNIIKYQKDGKQLNNLSYLLRKETAFKNVWFQVLDAKGVSLYRTWSKKKNDEVYKIRKDILSMINEPKIKSTISVGKYDIAFKAMVPIFENNKFIGIIESITHFNSITRGLRNSDAIEPVIIVEEKFTKQLRENAFTNIFIQNHYIANLSVDKKITEYLKNKDIDKFINKEDYLVEDTYLIINTPIFYNGEKLASFLSFKDINKIDTKDIKEYKQSVFLYLGLFLLLLGLVLFIISYYLYSKELRSLYDKLNENQEELRNLNNSLKQTVDEEVRKNYKKNKVLFQQSKMAAMGEMIGNIAHQWRQPLSLITTAVSALKLRKELGILEDKDYTESFDLIINSANHLSNTIDDFRYFFTPNKDKSKTLTNDLLEKVFKLLSAEFKSKNIKIIEEIEEIEITTYENELIQVLINILNNAKDELVKIEDLNARYISINISKIKNEIIFEVSDSAGGISENIIDRIFEPYFTTKHQSQGTGIGLYMSKEIVQKHLNADIQVSNKESIFDNKTYKGAQFIISIPLRDEN; encoded by the coding sequence ATGAAAATAAATTTATATAAAATCATAACAATAATTGTTTTTATAATTGTTTCTATAATAGCTATTTTAATAACTAGCAATTATCTTTCAAAAAAAGAATATAAACTACAATCGAAGAAATATGCACTTATTTCAAAGAGTATACAAGATAAAATAAAATCAACAATAGAAAAAAAGAAGAATGCCACTTTAGCTTTAACTATTCCATTATCTTTAAATAAAGATGTGTTAAATATAATAAAATACCAAAAAGATGGAAAACAACTAAATAATTTATCTTACCTTTTAAGAAAGGAAACGGCATTTAAAAATGTATGGTTTCAAGTACTTGATGCAAAGGGAGTGAGTTTATATCGTACTTGGTCAAAAAAGAAAAATGATGAAGTATATAAAATTAGAAAAGATATTCTTTCAATGATAAATGAACCAAAAATCAAAAGCACTATTAGTGTAGGTAAGTATGATATAGCTTTTAAAGCAATGGTTCCTATTTTTGAGAATAATAAATTTATTGGAATCATTGAATCAATAACACATTTTAATTCAATTACAAGAGGTTTAAGAAATAGTGATGCTATTGAACCTGTTATTATAGTGGAAGAAAAATTTACTAAGCAATTAAGAGAAAATGCATTTACAAATATATTTATCCAAAATCATTATATAGCTAATCTCTCTGTTGATAAAAAAATAACAGAATACTTAAAAAATAAAGATATTGATAAATTTATAAATAAAGAGGACTACTTAGTTGAAGATACTTATTTAATAATTAATACACCAATATTTTATAATGGTGAAAAACTTGCAAGCTTCTTATCTTTTAAAGATATAAATAAAATTGATACAAAAGATATTAAAGAGTATAAGCAAAGTGTATTTTTGTATTTAGGACTATTTTTATTATTGTTAGGATTAGTACTTTTTATTATTAGCTACTATTTATATTCAAAAGAATTAAGAAGTCTTTATGACAAATTAAATGAAAACCAAGAAGAATTACGTAATTTAAACAACTCTTTAAAACAAACTGTTGATGAAGAAGTTAGAAAAAATTACAAAAAGAATAAAGTTTTATTCCAGCAAAGTAAGATGGCTGCAATGGGTGAGATGATAGGAAATATTGCTCATCAATGGAGACAACCTCTTTCTTTAATAACTACTGCAGTATCAGCTTTAAAACTAAGAAAAGAGTTAGGTATTTTAGAAGATAAAGATTATACAGAATCTTTTGATTTAATTATTAATTCAGCTAATCACTTATCAAACACTATTGATGATTTTAGATATTTCTTTACCCCAAATAAAGATAAAAGTAAAACTCTTACAAATGATTTATTAGAAAAGGTATTTAAACTTTTAAGTGCAGAGTTTAAAAGTAAAAATATTAAGATTATTGAAGAAATAGAAGAAATTGAAATAACTACTTATGAAAATGAATTAATTCAAGTATTAATAAATATTCTAAATAATGCAAAAGATGAATTAGTAAAAATTGAAGACCTTAATGCTAGATATATTTCTATTAATATATCAAAAATCAAAAATGAAATAATTTTCGAAGTAAGCGATAGTGCAGGAGGAATTTCTGAAAATATTATAGATAGAATATTTGAACCATATTTTACAACAAAACATCAAAGTCAAGGTACAGGAATTGGCTTATATATGAGTAAAGAAATTGTACAGAAGCATTTAAATGCAGATATACAAGTTTCTAACAAAGAGAGTATTTTTGATAATAAAACTTATAAGGGTGCCCAGTTCATCATCTCAATACCCTTAAGAGATGAAAACTAG
- a CDS encoding bifunctional protein-serine/threonine kinase/phosphatase yields MPNKLEIQLGQYSNKGRKEINQDFHDTRIPTQPQLTNKGIAIAIADGISSSEVSGEASKVSVTSFLEDYYCTSESWSVKKSASSVLKATNSWLHSKNWKNKYHLDKDRGYVCTFTSLILKSNTAHILHIGDARVYRLRDSKLEVLTKDHRVWVSDDKSYLSRAMGIDSILTPDYENCEIQKDDIFLLMTDGVYEFLKEDFIIETLQKQIDDYNITAKYLIDKAYENGSDDNLTIQIAKIENVPNKNIDEIHKQLTSRPIPNVLEARMIFDDYEILRELSHTSRSHVYLALDKLSDEKVVIKAPSIDLKDDKAYLERFLMEEWISKRINHENVSKSYLQNRKRNYLYNVSEYIKGETLTQWLIDNPNEKFEVKRDIIKQIAKGLYAFHKQEMVHQDLRTENIMIDYQGTVKIIDFGATKVKGILENNTTLEQENLLGTALYSAPEYFIGKQGTSKSDIFSLGVITYEMLSGKFPYGTSVARCVSKAAQNRLKYESLYPKVPIWVDEALKKALQVNPEKRYDEVLEFIYDLENPNKKFLSKKPSALIERNPLLFWQSSTIILLCIVVFLLLK; encoded by the coding sequence ATGCCAAATAAACTAGAAATACAATTAGGACAATATTCTAATAAAGGACGTAAAGAAATCAATCAAGATTTCCACGATACTAGAATCCCTACACAGCCACAACTAACAAATAAAGGTATTGCAATTGCAATTGCTGATGGTATTAGTAGTAGTGAAGTAAGTGGCGAAGCTAGTAAAGTATCTGTTACTTCTTTCTTAGAAGATTATTATTGTACTAGTGAATCATGGAGTGTTAAAAAATCTGCTTCTAGTGTTTTAAAAGCAACTAACTCATGGCTTCACTCAAAAAACTGGAAAAACAAATATCACCTTGATAAAGATAGAGGCTATGTTTGTACTTTTACTTCATTAATTTTAAAATCAAATACTGCACATATACTTCATATTGGGGATGCTAGAGTTTACAGATTAAGAGATTCCAAACTTGAAGTATTAACAAAAGATCATAGAGTTTGGGTTAGTGATGATAAAAGCTATCTCTCAAGAGCTATGGGAATTGATTCTATTTTAACACCTGATTATGAAAATTGTGAAATACAAAAAGATGATATCTTTTTACTTATGACAGATGGAGTTTATGAGTTTTTAAAAGAAGATTTTATTATAGAAACCTTGCAAAAACAAATTGATGATTACAATATAACAGCAAAGTATTTAATTGATAAAGCTTATGAAAATGGCAGTGATGATAATTTAACAATTCAAATAGCAAAAATAGAAAACGTACCAAATAAAAATATTGATGAAATTCATAAGCAATTAACAAGTAGACCAATTCCTAATGTACTTGAAGCTAGAATGATTTTTGATGATTATGAGATATTAAGAGAGTTAAGTCATACAAGCAGAAGCCATGTTTATCTAGCATTAGATAAGCTAAGTGATGAAAAGGTTGTGATAAAAGCTCCCTCAATTGATTTAAAAGATGATAAAGCATACTTAGAACGATTCTTAATGGAAGAATGGATTTCAAAACGAATAAATCATGAAAACGTATCAAAATCCTATTTGCAGAATAGAAAAAGAAACTATTTATACAATGTTAGTGAATATATTAAAGGTGAGACTTTAACACAATGGCTAATTGATAATCCAAATGAAAAGTTTGAAGTAAAAAGAGATATTATCAAGCAAATAGCAAAAGGTTTATACGCTTTTCATAAACAAGAAATGGTGCATCAAGATTTAAGAACTGAAAATATTATGATTGATTATCAAGGAACAGTTAAAATAATAGACTTTGGAGCTACAAAAGTTAAAGGTATATTAGAAAATAACACTACTCTTGAACAAGAGAATCTACTCGGTACTGCTTTATATTCTGCTCCTGAATATTTTATTGGAAAACAAGGTACTTCAAAATCTGATATTTTTTCTCTTGGAGTAATTACATATGAAATGCTTAGTGGAAAATTTCCTTATGGAACAAGTGTAGCAAGATGTGTTAGTAAGGCTGCTCAAAATAGATTAAAATATGAAAGTTTATATCCTAAAGTTCCTATTTGGGTAGATGAAGCTTTAAAAAAAGCATTACAAGTAAACCCAGAAAAAAGATACGATGAGGTTTTAGAATTTATTTATGATTTAGAAAATCCAAATAAAAAGTTTCTAAGCAAAAAACCTAGTGCTTTAATTGAAAGAAATCCACTTTTATTTTGGCAAAGTTCTACAATAATTCTTTTATGTATTGTAGTTTTTTTACTACTTAAATAA
- a CDS encoding HD domain-containing protein, translated as MNDLNIQIEELISQNANDFEISKVFKNYFKNYVASIDTTLETTGGKDFFIKHTKHTDKFLILLYKYILRKNFGSYQPMSSSVPISLVALGSYGRQQLCIYSDIDIMILYEDIKGYNLKEIMEEFITLAWDCGLKLGSRVHELKEVALSVAEDITIKSSILESRLIFGSKYLWYGYENVLHLIRKTNQKEFVLDKLEEHKQRLLKYPLKMEPNIKDGYGGIRESNMMYWMANILYGTSDTKSLIGSEFTEEEYRKYRQSLEYIFQVRNALHNIARKKQDQVTFDILPDLSTKLGFKNTPRHTKDRQCMAKLLTCLHIIHSFTATMVKKFTRKVIFKKENITLLKEHRYKKNLYIVDNTLYTSFNAKPKSLNNLVKELIDLPSSVKRFDRSYIYYASKAKRPTTQSKELKKNIKSMLFKKSLYPIIKLIYNAGLFQAILPNTKKIIDQPQFDGYHQHPVDVHSIKTLKFAEHIKDPYIQEIFNSLTKQQQSITKLVALFHDAGKGRPTDHHIVGEKIFKDMGVSLNFDEEHTKIGARLVRYHNMMSYIATHEDIYSEKTILNFTGLVKSELALRMLYVVTYCDISAVGTNIYNASMASLLKQLYTQSLPAFENEALLNESARRVAKQNTIKNLKRYKELPNLVKKKIMYISSNQMFLILKAEDILDIAIKAKDVENYIYKIMNERHLTIRIIRKAPLNLGYLLGKLEFLNIASMNIYKLYDDKKAFYISFTEKVDDEDLPFIEEVIKSSFDMSKTTRLMAPIIKKENIKVNCNHTAYLAAMSIVAKDQKGLFAYIAKIFDDFNIEIESAKLNTIRGYAKDLFLIEKNGNFCTKQNEIIDLMSIENKAD; from the coding sequence ATGAATGATTTAAATATACAAATTGAAGAACTTATCTCACAAAATGCAAATGATTTTGAGATATCAAAAGTTTTTAAAAACTATTTTAAAAACTATGTTGCATCTATTGATACTACACTTGAAACTACGGGTGGAAAAGACTTTTTTATAAAACATACAAAACATACTGATAAATTCCTAATTTTACTTTATAAATATATTTTACGTAAAAACTTTGGTTCATATCAACCAATGAGCTCTTCAGTTCCTATTAGTCTTGTGGCACTTGGTTCTTACGGAAGACAGCAGCTTTGTATCTATTCTGATATTGACATTATGATTCTATATGAGGATATAAAAGGTTATAACTTAAAAGAAATTATGGAAGAGTTTATTACTCTTGCATGGGATTGTGGTTTAAAATTAGGTTCTAGGGTTCATGAGTTAAAAGAAGTAGCACTTAGTGTTGCTGAAGATATAACTATTAAAAGTTCAATTTTAGAATCAAGACTTATTTTTGGTTCTAAATATCTTTGGTATGGTTATGAAAATGTATTACATCTTATTAGAAAAACAAATCAAAAAGAGTTTGTATTAGATAAGCTTGAAGAACATAAACAAAGATTATTAAAGTATCCACTGAAAATGGAACCTAATATTAAAGATGGTTATGGTGGTATTAGAGAATCAAATATGATGTATTGGATGGCAAATATTTTATATGGAACATCAGATACGAAAAGTTTGATAGGTAGCGAATTTACAGAAGAAGAGTATAGAAAATATAGACAATCTTTAGAATATATTTTCCAAGTAAGAAATGCCTTACATAATATTGCAAGAAAAAAACAAGACCAAGTAACTTTTGATATCTTGCCTGATTTAAGTACAAAACTAGGTTTCAAAAATACACCACGGCATACAAAAGATAGACAATGTATGGCAAAACTTTTAACATGTTTACATATTATTCATAGTTTTACAGCAACAATGGTTAAAAAATTTACAAGAAAAGTTATATTTAAAAAAGAAAATATCACTTTATTAAAAGAACATCGATATAAAAAGAATCTTTATATTGTAGACAATACTTTATATACATCTTTTAATGCAAAACCAAAGAGTTTAAATAACTTAGTAAAAGAGCTTATTGACTTACCTTCAAGTGTAAAAAGATTTGATAGGTCATATATTTACTATGCAAGTAAAGCTAAGCGTCCTACTACGCAATCAAAAGAGTTAAAAAAGAATATTAAATCAATGCTCTTTAAAAAGTCTTTATATCCTATTATTAAACTAATTTACAATGCAGGATTATTTCAAGCTATTTTACCAAATACAAAAAAGATTATTGATCAACCACAATTTGATGGATATCATCAACATCCTGTTGACGTACATTCTATTAAAACATTAAAATTTGCAGAACACATTAAAGATCCTTATATTCAAGAAATTTTTAATTCCTTAACAAAACAGCAACAAAGTATTACAAAACTTGTTGCACTTTTTCATGATGCAGGAAAAGGAAGACCAACAGATCATCACATTGTTGGTGAAAAAATCTTTAAAGATATGGGTGTCTCTTTAAATTTTGATGAAGAGCATACTAAAATTGGAGCAAGACTTGTAAGATATCATAATATGATGTCTTACATAGCAACTCATGAAGATATTTATTCTGAAAAAACTATACTTAATTTTACAGGATTAGTAAAAAGTGAACTTGCATTAAGAATGTTATATGTAGTTACATACTGTGATATTTCAGCAGTTGGAACAAATATTTATAATGCATCTATGGCTTCACTTTTAAAACAATTATATACACAATCTCTTCCGGCTTTTGAGAATGAAGCATTACTAAATGAAAGTGCAAGAAGAGTTGCAAAGCAAAACACAATTAAAAACCTAAAAAGATATAAAGAATTACCAAACTTGGTTAAAAAGAAAATAATGTATATTTCTTCAAATCAAATGTTCTTAATTCTAAAAGCTGAAGATATTTTAGATATTGCAATAAAAGCAAAAGATGTAGAAAACTATATTTATAAAATAATGAATGAAAGACATTTAACAATTAGAATAATAAGAAAAGCTCCACTTAACCTTGGATACTTATTAGGAAAATTAGAGTTTTTAAATATTGCATCTATGAATATATATAAACTTTATGATGATAAAAAAGCTTTTTATATATCATTTACTGAAAAAGTTGATGATGAAGATTTACCTTTTATTGAAGAAGTTATTAAAAGTTCATTTGATATGTCAAAAACTACAAGATTAATGGCGCCAATTATTAAAAAAGAGAACATTAAAGTTAATTGTAATCATACTGCTTATTTAGCAGCAATGAGTATAGTTGCAAAAGATCAAAAAGGTTTATTTGCTTACATTGCAAAAATCTTTGATGATTTTAATATTGAAATTGAGAGTGCTAAATTAAATACAATTAGAGGCTATGCAAAAGATTTATTCTTAATCGAAAAAAATGGAAACTTTTGCACAAAGCAAAATGAAATTATTGATTTAATGAGTATTGAAAATAAAGCAGATTAA
- a CDS encoding Fis family transcriptional regulator, translated as MQDFIAQDEISKEILNSAKLLQAVNVHALILGGAGVGKKSLAQYILPNSNIYNSKSLQQDIQDEVINLQNDAIIIDKIDELTNIDLFLKWINTNDIRIIAISENNMLNQKLKDIFSINLEVPSLHKRELDTKALIHKFSLEASRTLDMEMISSSKLITNITNNTHSLRKSIYFSYLFETIGEEEILMFLEKYLGENLGEDNAYKNLLYLFEVPLIKASTKKYKSQVQVSKHLGLNRITLRKKLETHKELL; from the coding sequence ATGCAAGACTTTATCGCACAGGATGAGATTTCAAAAGAGATATTAAACTCAGCAAAACTATTACAAGCTGTTAATGTACATGCCCTAATATTAGGAGGTGCAGGTGTTGGTAAAAAATCACTTGCTCAATATATACTGCCAAATTCTAATATTTATAATTCAAAGTCATTACAACAAGATATCCAAGATGAAGTAATAAATCTACAAAATGATGCAATAATTATTGATAAAATTGATGAACTTACGAATATTGACCTTTTCTTAAAATGGATAAATACAAATGATATTAGAATTATTGCAATATCGGAAAATAATATGTTAAACCAAAAGTTAAAAGATATATTTTCAATTAATCTTGAAGTACCAAGTTTACATAAAAGAGAGTTAGATACTAAAGCATTAATTCATAAGTTTTCACTTGAAGCTTCAAGAACTTTAGATATGGAAATGATCTCTTCATCTAAATTAATTACAAATATTACAAATAACACTCACTCATTAAGAAAATCTATTTATTTTTCTTATCTTTTTGAAACAATTGGTGAAGAAGAGATATTAATGTTTTTAGAAAAATATCTAGGTGAGAATCTAGGTGAAGATAATGCATACAAAAACCTTTTATATCTATTTGAAGTTCCTTTAATAAAAGCATCAACAAAAAAATACAAATCTCAGGTTCAAGTTTCTAAACATTTAGGCTTAAATAGGATAACATTAAGAAAAAAATTGGAAACGCATAAAGAATTACTATGA
- a CDS encoding acyl-[ACP]--phospholipid O-acyltransferase, with translation MNKLFEKIKNLSLIKLAFLFVVFCNALVDVSHKVLLQNIAFKVFDGSEQVIWISIINAMIIIPFLLLFTLSGYLSDKYDKKSILVYGAISSFCLSVLMIFAYLSGSFYFAMFILVLLAVQSAIYSPAKFGIILDIYGKKNLAKGNAALQSISIIAILFAIGITSFIFESFYISNNLELLSSKEQLLSSTLSLTYYVLPIAFLEMIVSLLILRKIKTSHKRNDSLILNKNDFLKGKLFSKNIKSIFSNKIIFLSVIGLSVFWGISQGLMAVFPSYAKQYLEVTDVFVINGVIACSGIGIAIGAFIYSKLSKHYIEVGTIPLAAFGMALMVYISTIVQTPFLLALSFLFFGIFGGLFVVPLNALIQFNANKKTLGTILAGNNWFHSLFMFAMLSLTTIVSFYSLDPLSTIYLILLITTFGAFFTVIKLPQSMILVFLKLIVGLKYKLEVNDVKNIPSSGGVLLLGNHVSWIDWAVILMSVPRDVKFVMEKSIYNKWYLKWLLKMFNAIPISGTSSKSTIKEVARQLDEGNVVVLFPEGNITRNGHLGEFKRGFELILRQTHSDVRVVSFYIRGLWESMFSRANNKLKKSYRTNTVTVSFSKVMKKENANITRVKQEIIALSTSSWKEHIKNLGTLSQTIFDKLKEVSNEMIIADSTGLELSGNRFLTASILFKNQLKKKVKGQNLGLLLPSSAAGAFINNSVLMMGKTAVNLNFTSSMQSIKEAINKAEIKTIITSSKFVEKLEAKGIEISSVFELVDVILLEDLKKEISKLSGLITLLSVKFLPSFLLKAIYLEKTNKDDTVVILFSSGSEGKPKGIELSSDNILGNSQQIANVLNVSDDDVFVGSLPTFHAFGIVVTTFLPLIEGIKCVCHPDPTDGLGLGKLIYKYKATILTGTSTFFRLYTKNSKVNPLMFESLRLTVAGAEKLRDDVRIDFKKKFGKDILEGFGTTETTPVTSCNLPDVLTPEFTVQKGNKIGTVGMALPGTLIKIVNPDTFDELEIGEEGMVLISGIQVMKGYLKDEKKTKEVLIKIDNRTFYITGDKGKLDNDGFLTIVDRYSRFAKLGGEMISLTAIENMISKVIELPEDTNTDYIATSIEDEKKGEKIILLISNVNEEFVSSLKEKIIASFDNNLMIPSLIKIVEEVPKLGTGKKDFKAAKLLAKS, from the coding sequence TAAAGTATTACTTCAAAATATTGCTTTTAAAGTGTTCGATGGAAGTGAACAAGTTATTTGGATATCAATAATTAATGCAATGATTATTATTCCTTTTTTACTACTGTTTACCCTAAGTGGCTATTTATCAGATAAGTATGATAAAAAATCAATTTTAGTTTATGGTGCTATTTCATCTTTTTGTTTATCAGTTCTTATGATTTTTGCTTATTTAAGTGGAAGCTTTTATTTTGCAATGTTTATTTTAGTTTTACTGGCTGTTCAAAGTGCTATTTATTCACCTGCTAAATTTGGAATAATTTTAGACATTTATGGAAAAAAGAATTTAGCAAAAGGTAATGCAGCCTTACAATCTATTTCAATAATTGCAATACTTTTTGCAATAGGAATTACCTCTTTTATTTTTGAAAGTTTTTATATCTCTAATAATTTAGAGCTCTTAAGCTCAAAAGAGCAGTTGCTTTCATCAACTTTAAGTCTTACTTACTATGTCCTTCCAATTGCTTTTTTAGAAATGATTGTTTCATTACTTATTTTACGAAAAATAAAAACATCGCATAAAAGAAATGATAGTTTAATTTTAAACAAAAATGATTTCTTAAAAGGAAAGCTTTTTTCTAAAAATATAAAATCAATTTTTTCAAATAAGATAATATTTTTATCTGTAATTGGACTTTCAGTTTTTTGGGGAATTTCACAAGGTTTGATGGCTGTTTTCCCTTCTTATGCTAAGCAGTATTTAGAAGTAACAGATGTGTTTGTAATAAATGGTGTAATTGCATGTTCAGGAATTGGTATTGCAATTGGAGCTTTTATTTACTCAAAACTTTCAAAGCATTATATAGAAGTAGGAACTATTCCCCTTGCTGCGTTTGGAATGGCTTTGATGGTTTATATTTCAACAATTGTACAAACTCCATTTTTACTAGCTTTATCTTTTTTATTCTTTGGCATTTTTGGAGGATTATTTGTAGTTCCTTTAAATGCTTTAATTCAATTTAATGCAAATAAAAAAACTCTAGGAACTATATTAGCAGGTAATAATTGGTTTCATTCTTTATTTATGTTTGCAATGCTTAGCCTTACAACTATTGTCTCTTTTTATTCTTTAGATCCTTTGAGTACTATTTATCTGATACTACTTATTACAACTTTTGGTGCATTTTTTACAGTTATAAAACTACCACAATCTATGATTTTAGTATTTTTGAAATTGATTGTTGGATTAAAGTATAAACTTGAAGTAAATGATGTTAAAAATATTCCTTCAAGTGGAGGTGTTTTACTATTAGGAAATCATGTTTCATGGATTGATTGGGCTGTAATTTTAATGTCAGTTCCACGTGATGTAAAATTTGTTATGGAAAAATCTATTTATAATAAATGGTATTTAAAATGGTTGCTTAAAATGTTTAATGCTATCCCAATTTCTGGAACTTCAAGTAAATCAACTATAAAAGAAGTTGCAAGACAATTAGATGAAGGGAATGTTGTAGTTTTATTTCCTGAGGGAAATATTACAAGAAATGGTCATTTAGGTGAGTTTAAAAGAGGTTTTGAACTAATACTAAGACAGACTCACAGTGATGTAAGAGTGGTCTCTTTTTATATTAGAGGCTTGTGGGAGTCGATGTTTAGTCGTGCTAATAATAAATTAAAAAAATCATATAGAACAAATACAGTTACTGTTTCTTTTTCAAAAGTAATGAAAAAAGAAAATGCAAATATTACAAGAGTAAAGCAAGAAATTATAGCTTTATCAACATCTTCATGGAAGGAACATATTAAAAATCTAGGAACTTTAAGTCAAACAATTTTTGATAAGTTAAAAGAAGTATCAAATGAGATGATAATAGCAGATTCAACAGGTTTAGAGTTAAGTGGAAATAGATTTTTAACAGCAAGTATTCTTTTTAAAAACCAACTTAAGAAAAAAGTAAAAGGACAAAACTTAGGATTATTATTACCTTCAAGTGCAGCTGGTGCTTTTATAAATAATTCTGTATTAATGATGGGAAAAACAGCTGTTAATTTAAACTTTACAAGTTCAATGCAATCAATAAAAGAAGCTATAAATAAAGCAGAAATAAAAACAATTATAACTTCGTCAAAGTTTGTTGAAAAACTAGAAGCTAAAGGCATTGAAATATCATCAGTCTTTGAGTTAGTAGATGTAATTCTTTTAGAAGATTTGAAAAAAGAAATATCAAAATTAAGTGGATTAATTACTTTATTAAGTGTAAAGTTTTTACCAAGCTTTTTACTAAAAGCTATTTATTTAGAAAAAACAAACAAAGATGATACTGTTGTTATTTTATTTTCTTCAGGAAGTGAAGGAAAGCCAAAAGGAATAGAGTTAAGTAGTGATAATATCTTAGGAAATTCACAGCAAATAGCAAATGTTTTAAATGTAAGTGATGATGACGTTTTTGTAGGTTCACTACCAACTTTTCATGCCTTTGGAATAGTTGTAACTACTTTTTTACCTTTAATTGAAGGAATAAAGTGTGTGTGTCATCCAGACCCAACTGATGGTTTAGGGTTGGGTAAATTAATATATAAATATAAAGCAACAATTTTAACAGGAACTTCGACATTTTTTAGACTTTATACAAAAAATTCTAAAGTAAATCCTTTGATGTTTGAAAGTTTAAGACTTACAGTTGCAGGTGCTGAAAAATTAAGAGATGATGTAAGAATTGATTTTAAAAAGAAGTTTGGAAAAGATATTTTAGAAGGTTTTGGAACAACTGAAACAACACCTGTAACTTCATGTAATTTACCTGATGTTTTAACACCAGAATTTACAGTACAAAAAGGAAATAAGATAGGCACTGTTGGAATGGCATTACCTGGAACCTTAATCAAAATAGTAAATCCAGATACTTTTGATGAACTAGAAATTGGCGAGGAAGGAATGGTCTTAATATCAGGTATTCAGGTTATGAAAGGCTATTTAAAAGATGAAAAGAAAACAAAAGAAGTTTTAATAAAAATTGATAATAGAACTTTTTACATAACAGGTGATAAAGGAAAACTAGATAATGATGGTTTTTTAACAATTGTTGATAGGTATTCAAGGTTTGCAAAACTAGGTGGTGAGATGATTAGTTTAACTGCAATTGAGAATATGATTTCAAAAGTTATTGAATTACCTGAAGATACAAATACTGATTATATTGCAACATCTATAGAAGATGAAAAGAAAGGTGAAAAAATCATTCTTTTAATTTCAAATGTAAATGAAGAGTTTGTAAGTAGTTTAAAGGAAAAAATAATAGCTTCTTTTGATAATAATCTAATGATTCCAAGTTTGATTAAAATAGTTGAAGAGGTACCAAAATTAGGGACTGGTAAAAAAGATTTTAAAGCAGCTAAGCTTTTAGCTAAAAGTTAA